The stretch of DNA GACCGGCTGCTTCCCGGCGTCGGCGCGGATCGAGCCCTCCAGCTCGTGGAAGATGGCGGCCGCAAACTCGCTCAGGCGGGCCCGCATGGAGGCGATCTCGGCCTTGAGCTCCGCCAGGGCGGAGTTGTTGTGGTCGCTGGTGGGCTCGTCGGCGGAGAGGAAGGCCTCGATGACCGGGGACGCGTCGCGGACGGCCTCGTACATGTCGAGAACCTTGAATAGCTTCTCGGCGGCGCGCTTGGTCATGGCCACGGCCTCCGTGAAGCTGAGCATGTGCAGCATCACGCAGCGCGCGAGGTCGGCGAAGATGCCGCGCCCCACGGCGGCGTGGCGCCCGGAGAAGACGCGGGTGCAGAGGTCGTGCTCCGTGGAGAGGGCGACGTTGATGGCGTGCCGGAACGCCTTGGTCCACGTAACGATCTCCGCCTCCAGCGCCTCCCACGTCATCTTCACCACGTCGTCGATGTTGGACTTCTCGTACCCGAGCCCCTGCAGCGCCGCGTCGAACGCATTCCGCCGCGCCACCAGGAACATCTGCGTGCACTCCGTGGAGTACCCGGCGGCGATCATGGCGTCGGCCATGGCCCGGAGCCGATCCACTGTCTCCGGTGGGTAAGGTGGCGCGGCCTCCTTCCCGACGGCGGCGCTGGCGTCCGACGGCGGCAGCGGGAGGACGCACCGGTCGGACTCGTGCGCGACCTGCTCGTTCCCCGCCTTGGAGGCGCGCGCGTCACCGAGCAGCGCGTGGAACTCGTCCTCGAGGAACGCCATGGCCCGGTGGAGCACGCCGGTGACCCGGTGCAAGGCTGCGGTGTgcttgccgccgccctccgggCTCTTGCCGAGCGCGGACGCGAGCGCCGCGATGCGCGTGAtcgcggcgagcagcggcgacgGCTCGCCGCTGGCCTCCGCCGCCCACTTGTCCTCGGTCCCCTCCGACCGCGCGACCATTAGCTCGACGGCGGACGCGAACTTCTCCAGCGTCGCCTCGGTGATGGTCACCGGCGCGTCCCCGTCGTGCCCCGCGATGAACGCGTCAATCTCCAGCGACAACGCGGCAAGATCCGGgtcgccctcgccgccgtttCCTCCTGGCGCACCATCGCCTTCCTCTTgctcgtcctcctccttgatGGCCTGCTCCCTGGCGCCGCCGTGGTGCAGGTCCCTCTTGTCGCGGACGGCG from Panicum hallii strain FIL2 chromosome 3, PHallii_v3.1, whole genome shotgun sequence encodes:
- the LOC112886714 gene encoding exocyst complex component EXO70B1-like is translated as MDSRSQAPYKSRCFSQATTRDDGGRSREVDRNFSLGAVRDKRDLHHGGAREQAIKEEDEQEEGDGAPGGNGGEGDPDLAALSLEIDAFIAGHDGDAPVTITEATLEKFASAVELMVARSEGTEDKWAAEASGEPSPLLAAITRIAALASALGKSPEGGGKHTAALHRVTGVLHRAMAFLEDEFHALLGDARASKAGNEQVAHESDRCVLPLPPSDASAAVGKEAAPPYPPETVDRLRAMADAMIAAGYSTECTQMFLVARRNAFDAALQGLGYEKSNIDDVVKMTWEALEAEIVTWTKAFRHAINVALSTEHDLCTRVFSGRHAAVGRGIFADLARCVMLHMLSFTEAVAMTKRAAEKLFKVLDMYEAVRDASPVIEAFLSADEPTSDHNNSALAELKAEIASMRARLSEFAAAIFHELEGSIRADAGKQPVPGGAVHPLTRYVMNYLKYACEYNSTLEQVFREHRRHDGGGDSDDNPFSAQLMDVMELLHSNLEAKSRLYKDPSLSNIFLMNNGRYMLQKIRGSSEINAMLGEAWARKQSTNLRQYHKNYQRETWSRVLGLLRDDGVLTVKGHVQKPVLKERFKQFNAAMDEIHRTQGAWVVSDEQLQSELRVSIAAVVVPAYRSFLGRFSQHFSAGRQTEKYVKLSAEDVETIIDELFDGNATSMVRRRT